One window from the genome of Magnolia sinica isolate HGM2019 chromosome 4, MsV1, whole genome shotgun sequence encodes:
- the LOC131244170 gene encoding E3 ubiquitin ligase BIG BROTHER-related-like has product MENTKESKHGNKPNKENPNPNSESELEPKSIPSSRQPSWAPFTSLSQLDADLALARTLQEQERAYMMLRMNGGDGSDYESSDSGRYVYEDEAGDDPNDDGNDAGSSDDGEDAFDVHGLAPSEDELGVEIDPSAFDSDEAYVRALQDAEEREVVVRLMALAGINDCEFTRTMVF; this is encoded by the exons ATGGAGAACACCAAAGAATCTAAACATGGCAACAAACCCAACaaagaaaaccctaaccctaactccGAGTCCGAACTGGAACCTAAATCCATCCCCTCATCTCGACAGCCTTCCTGGGCGCCCTTCACTAGCCTCAGCCAACTTGATGCCGATCTGGCCCTCGCTCGTACACTTCAAGAACAG GAAAGGGCGTATATGATGCTTAGAATGAATGGTGGTGATGGAAGCGATTATGAAAGTTCTGATAGTGGTCGTTATGTTTATGAAGATGAAGCTGGTGATGATCCAAATGATGATGGGAATGATGCTGGGAGCAGTGATGATGGTGAAGATGCATTCGATGTGCATGGACTGGCCCCGAGTGAGGATGAATTGGGTGTGGAGATCGACCCATCAGCGTTTGATAGTGATGAGGCATATGTGAGGGCCCTTCAGGATGCAGAGGAGCGAGAAGTTGTTGTTCGCTTGATGGCCCTTGCTGGCATCAATGATTGTGAGTTCACTCGAACTATGGTATTTTAA